The Streptomyces seoulensis genome contains a region encoding:
- a CDS encoding SCO4225 family membrane protein, translated as MPNLSRPRRLISLATGNRAARTYLAVFAASTLAMFTFPESGLALVPMVLTAPFSFLTMALPFGPGTEGGWATEALATGSWVLWLLLCALVNAAVLGALATRPGARPVRRGRSLLTPAVDNWLSRGYLALAAAAVGSFLYAVYLSPDPGFAGIWPLITTAPLSVVALAASAPLENATPAWLSSAVFTVGTTLAALVNAVLLGRLARSLRG; from the coding sequence ATGCCGAACCTCTCCCGCCCGCGCCGCCTGATCTCACTCGCCACCGGTAACCGGGCCGCCCGGACCTACCTCGCGGTCTTCGCCGCCTCCACCCTGGCCATGTTCACCTTCCCGGAGAGCGGGCTCGCCCTGGTCCCGATGGTGCTCACGGCACCCTTCTCCTTCCTGACCATGGCCCTGCCCTTCGGTCCGGGTACCGAGGGCGGCTGGGCGACCGAGGCGCTGGCCACCGGGTCCTGGGTCCTCTGGCTCCTGCTGTGCGCCCTCGTGAACGCCGCCGTGCTCGGCGCGCTCGCCACGAGACCTGGGGCGAGACCTGTGCGCCGGGGGCGGTCCCTTCTCACGCCCGCGGTGGACAACTGGCTCTCGCGCGGGTACCTCGCACTGGCCGCGGCGGCGGTGGGGTCCTTCCTCTACGCCGTGTACCTGTCGCCGGACCCCGGATTCGCCGGGATCTGGCCGCTCATCACCACGGCGCCGCTCAGCGTCGTGGCCCTCGCGGCGTCCGCACCCCTGGAGAACGCCACCCCCGCCTGGCTGAGCTCGGCGGTCTTCACCGTCGGCACCACCCTGGCCGCCCTCGTCAACGCCGTGCTGCTCGGCCGCCTCGCCCGCTCCCTGCGGGGCTGA